In a single window of the Paenibacillus sp. MMS20-IR301 genome:
- a CDS encoding ABC transporter permease, whose product MSKILIAVMDNAGLNFMLLSTWILFAEVMVGIMLTGPSLLEERESRTFDALLVSPLGKGQILAAKGMTVLLFSLLAQIAVYLVNQKLNSGFLAAMPYMLAGGLLFVEVGMIIGLKLSSAKNGSAVSSAVMIVFFLIVSVYGALPDWTYPLFIILPSIALVENLNSVMSGNAPLLVESLLLLLWITGLTVWIWRIDVE is encoded by the coding sequence ATGTCAAAAATTCTAATTGCGGTAATGGATAACGCCGGACTTAACTTCATGCTGCTGTCGACATGGATTCTGTTCGCTGAGGTAATGGTCGGCATCATGCTGACCGGGCCGTCCCTGCTGGAAGAGCGGGAGAGCCGGACCTTTGATGCGCTGCTGGTCTCGCCGCTTGGCAAAGGGCAGATTCTTGCAGCCAAGGGGATGACGGTGCTGTTATTCTCTCTGCTGGCGCAAATTGCCGTATACCTGGTGAACCAGAAGCTGAATTCCGGATTCTTGGCCGCAATGCCGTATATGCTGGCCGGCGGACTTTTGTTTGTGGAGGTCGGAATGATCATCGGGCTGAAGCTCAGCTCGGCGAAGAACGGATCAGCCGTCAGCTCTGCTGTGATGATTGTATTCTTCCTGATTGTCTCCGTGTATGGAGCTTTGCCGGACTGGACGTATCCGTTGTTCATTATTCTGCCAAGTATTGCACTTGTTGAGAATCTGAATAGTGTAATGAGCGGCAATGCTCCCCTGCTTGTTGAGAGCCTCCTGCTGCTCTTATGGATAACCGGGTTGACCGTGTGGATCTGGCGGATAGATGTTGAGTAG
- the murB gene encoding UDP-N-acetylmuramate dehydrogenase codes for MNIDNIYKDLQELVTEGSLKCHENLKDLVYTRMGGEADIWVAPASYDEIKLISTYAQGKQIPLTVLGNGSNVIIRDGGIRGIVLQTSEMKETGIRDGLLYAQCGAKIIDVSRYALEAELTGLEFACGIPGTVGGALYMNAGAYGGEVKDVLHSALVLDKDGQLLTMQGDQLAWGYRKSVFASGDYIVLEARFALQQGDPAAIKASMDELTYLRESKQPLEYPSCGSVFKRPPGRFAGQLIQESGLQGTRIGGAEVSRKHAGFIINADNASASDYIGLIQHVRSTVKDKFDVELETEVEIIGEEV; via the coding sequence ATGAATATCGATAACATATATAAGGATTTGCAGGAGCTGGTTACGGAAGGCTCACTGAAATGTCATGAGAATCTCAAGGATCTGGTCTATACCCGCATGGGCGGCGAGGCGGATATCTGGGTGGCTCCTGCATCATACGATGAAATTAAACTAATTTCTACATACGCACAGGGTAAGCAGATTCCGCTTACCGTGCTTGGTAACGGTTCAAATGTAATCATCCGGGACGGCGGCATCCGCGGGATTGTTCTGCAGACTTCAGAGATGAAGGAGACAGGAATCCGGGACGGACTGCTCTATGCCCAGTGCGGTGCGAAGATTATTGATGTCTCGCGGTACGCCCTTGAGGCAGAGCTGACAGGCTTGGAGTTTGCCTGCGGTATTCCGGGAACAGTAGGCGGGGCGCTATATATGAACGCCGGTGCTTATGGCGGAGAAGTGAAGGATGTGCTCCATAGCGCTCTTGTTCTGGATAAGGACGGCCAGCTCTTAACGATGCAGGGCGACCAGCTTGCCTGGGGCTACCGCAAAAGCGTCTTTGCAAGCGGTGATTATATTGTGCTGGAAGCACGGTTTGCACTGCAGCAGGGCGACCCTGCGGCTATCAAAGCGTCGATGGATGAGCTGACCTATCTCCGCGAATCCAAGCAGCCGCTGGAATATCCGTCTTGCGGCAGTGTGTTTAAGCGGCCGCCGGGCCGGTTTGCCGGGCAGCTGATTCAGGAGAGCGGGCTGCAGGGAACACGGATCGGCGGAGCCGAGGTCTCGCGCAAGCATGCCGGATTCATCATCAATGCAGACAATGCCTCGGCTAGTGATTATATCGGGCTGATCCAGCATGTGCGCTCTACGGTCAAGGATAAGTTTGACGTTGAACTGGAGACAGAAGTGGAGATTATCGGCGAAGAAGTATAG
- the queF gene encoding preQ(1) synthase — MSEGRLKEEMQEVTLLGNQGTQYKFGYAPEILESFDNKHPGRDYFVKFNCPEFTSLCPVTGQPDFGVMYISYIPDVKMVESKSLKLYLFSFRNHGDFHEDCVNIIMNDLISLMEPRYIEVWGKFTPRGGISIDPYCNWGRPGSKYEAMAEHRLMNHDLYPEKVDNR; from the coding sequence ATGTCAGAAGGCAGACTGAAAGAGGAAATGCAGGAGGTTACCCTGCTGGGTAATCAAGGTACGCAGTACAAGTTCGGTTACGCGCCGGAGATTCTGGAGTCGTTCGATAACAAGCATCCCGGGCGTGATTATTTTGTTAAATTCAACTGTCCGGAGTTCACCAGCCTGTGTCCGGTTACCGGCCAGCCTGACTTCGGGGTGATGTACATTTCGTATATTCCGGATGTAAAGATGGTGGAGTCCAAATCACTGAAGCTCTATCTGTTCAGCTTCCGGAATCACGGGGATTTCCATGAAGACTGCGTCAACATTATTATGAATGATCTGATCTCGCTGATGGAGCCGCGTTATATTGAGGTCTGGGGCAAATTCACGCCGCGCGGCGGCATTTCCATTGATCCTTACTGCAACTGGGGGCGTCCGGGGAGCAAGTATGAGGCTATGGCCGAGCACCGGCTGATGAATCATGACCTGTATCCTGAGAAAGTGGACAACCGTTAA
- a CDS encoding cysteine hydrolase family protein, producing MTTALLVIDVQEAMFSYPGMSLYEGEQVLERIASLIAKARSAGTPVIYIQHTEDEGEFVKGTPAWEINSHIAPLAGERVIEKTTPDSFHLTGLQPELERLGVNELYLCGMQTDYCVNATSRRASALGYSTVLVKDAHSTFDNDTHSGEEIVNQHNQDLGSGIVTLRAEQEISFT from the coding sequence ATGACCACGGCTTTACTGGTGATAGATGTTCAAGAGGCAATGTTTTCTTATCCCGGAATGAGTCTGTATGAGGGAGAGCAGGTGCTGGAGCGGATTGCTTCATTGATAGCGAAGGCCCGCTCTGCGGGTACTCCGGTAATTTACATCCAGCATACGGAAGATGAAGGTGAATTCGTAAAGGGTACACCTGCCTGGGAGATTAACAGCCATATTGCCCCGCTTGCAGGGGAGAGGGTCATTGAGAAGACGACGCCGGATTCCTTCCATCTCACCGGGCTGCAGCCGGAGCTTGAACGGCTTGGGGTTAACGAGCTGTACCTTTGCGGGATGCAGACGGATTATTGTGTGAATGCCACCAGCAGACGCGCGTCTGCCCTAGGGTATTCAACTGTACTGGTTAAAGACGCACATAGCACCTTCGACAATGACACGCATAGCGGTGAAGAAATTGTGAATCAGCATAATCAGGACCTCGGTTCGGGAATTGTAACCCTGCGCGCAGAGCAAGAGATATCGTTCACATGA
- the queC gene encoding 7-cyano-7-deazaguanine synthase QueC, with the protein MNKKALVVFSGGQDSTTCLAWAMQKFQEVQVVTFNYNQRHAEEIEVAKEIAAKFGVKQHILDLGLLNQLAPNALTRDDIEIAAGGEGELPSTFVDGRNLLFLSFAAILAKQLGYANIITGVCQTDFSGYPDCRDVFVKSLNVTLNLSMDYEFVIHTPLMWLDKKETWKLADELGCFDYVREQTLTCYNGIIGSGCGTCPACLLRQRGLEQYEAERQGAGH; encoded by the coding sequence ATGAATAAAAAAGCACTGGTCGTCTTCAGCGGCGGCCAAGACAGCACTACCTGCCTGGCCTGGGCTATGCAGAAGTTCCAGGAGGTTCAGGTGGTTACGTTTAATTATAACCAGCGGCATGCCGAGGAGATTGAGGTCGCCAAGGAAATTGCCGCGAAATTCGGAGTGAAGCAGCATATTCTCGATCTGGGGCTGCTGAATCAGCTGGCTCCGAATGCCCTGACCCGGGATGACATTGAGATTGCCGCCGGCGGAGAGGGGGAGCTGCCGAGCACCTTTGTGGATGGGCGGAACCTGCTGTTCCTGTCCTTTGCAGCCATCCTGGCAAAGCAGCTGGGCTATGCGAACATCATCACCGGCGTGTGTCAGACGGATTTCAGCGGTTATCCGGACTGCCGGGACGTATTCGTGAAATCCCTGAATGTGACGCTTAATCTGTCGATGGATTATGAGTTCGTGATTCATACCCCGCTGATGTGGCTGGATAAGAAGGAAACGTGGAAGCTGGCTGATGAGCTGGGCTGCTTCGACTATGTCCGTGAGCAGACTTTAACCTGCTATAACGGGATCATCGGCAGCGGCTGCGGCACCTGTCCGGCATGCCTGCTGCGCCAGCGCGGTCTGGAGCAATATGAAGCTGAACGCCAGGGGGCGGGCCACTGA
- a CDS encoding (2Fe-2S)-binding protein: MNELLIKEFAVRFDLHPAAPEGTQHSFAASELVQEQGMEAFVKAYRPLMKALDDKAVAAYFGGYLSSIALAVQYSVTGFSCVPDFSLDNLAIHLVPADGYCRIAYSLQEWKPEYGPAAEQGGSREAWRSEVLIRFYKETAGPLIRSISQVSGLAPSEIWGQLPSKFNYYVEAFAAGVTDTALLQRIADDYGYLKDELPAEVFQMPRNPFQVKVRRMESLADPEQTVQMRNRCCMYYRTEGGRLCYTCPRMKESERAERREEYRLEMAAAKE, translated from the coding sequence ATGAATGAGTTACTTATAAAAGAGTTCGCCGTCCGGTTCGATCTTCATCCTGCAGCGCCGGAAGGAACGCAGCATTCGTTCGCAGCCTCGGAGCTGGTGCAGGAGCAGGGGATGGAAGCATTCGTGAAGGCCTACCGGCCGCTGATGAAAGCGCTGGATGACAAAGCCGTCGCTGCGTATTTTGGCGGTTATCTGTCCAGTATCGCGCTTGCGGTGCAGTATTCAGTTACAGGCTTCTCCTGCGTTCCGGACTTCAGCCTGGACAATCTGGCCATTCATCTGGTTCCCGCAGACGGCTACTGCCGGATAGCTTACTCGCTTCAGGAATGGAAGCCCGAATATGGACCGGCAGCAGAGCAGGGCGGTTCACGGGAAGCATGGCGCAGTGAAGTATTAATCCGCTTTTACAAGGAGACAGCCGGACCCTTAATCCGCAGTATCTCACAGGTAAGCGGACTAGCCCCAAGCGAGATTTGGGGGCAGCTGCCGAGTAAGTTCAATTACTACGTAGAGGCTTTTGCTGCCGGAGTTACGGATACTGCACTGCTCCAGCGGATTGCTGACGATTATGGTTACCTGAAGGATGAGCTGCCGGCGGAAGTCTTCCAGATGCCGCGGAATCCCTTCCAGGTAAAGGTACGCAGAATGGAGTCTCTTGCTGATCCGGAGCAGACTGTACAAATGCGCAACCGCTGCTGTATGTATTACCGGACAGAAGGCGGCCGTCTCTGCTACACCTGTCCGCGGATGAAAGAGAGCGAACGGGCTGAGCGGAGGGAAGAATACCGCTTGGAAATGGCTGCGGCGAAAGAATAG
- a CDS encoding DMT family transporter, whose protein sequence is MNAKKPPVPVSLLMVIGIVAISFSSIFIKWSSAPVSVQGMYRLLITSLLMLPFARPYSGAARTLHFKDWLLLGASGVMLALHFLLWMGSLNYTSVASSTMILALEPLFIMMGAFILYKERNSGSAILGMAVAIFGVVFIGWGDIGLSAENLKGDLLSLGGTVAVAVHLLIGQKLVARMPSYLYSLIVFITAAVVFAVYNLATRTPFFDYPPREWGIFVLLAVVPTVFGHILFNWLLQYTSATTVSMNILGEPVGSSILAFLLLGEQLSRMQWAGGVLVMAGLGVYLYAGRKKALKLEAALANAS, encoded by the coding sequence ATGAATGCCAAAAAACCGCCCGTTCCCGTTTCTCTGCTTATGGTGATCGGAATTGTGGCCATATCCTTTTCTTCAATTTTTATTAAATGGTCGTCTGCCCCTGTATCGGTACAGGGAATGTACCGGCTGCTGATCACTTCACTGCTGATGCTGCCGTTTGCCCGGCCATACAGCGGAGCAGCAAGAACACTGCATTTCAAGGATTGGCTGCTGCTGGGAGCTTCAGGTGTCATGCTGGCCCTGCATTTCCTGCTCTGGATGGGCTCGCTGAATTACACCTCTGTAGCCAGCTCCACAATGATTCTGGCCTTGGAGCCCTTGTTTATTATGATGGGTGCTTTCATCCTGTATAAGGAACGGAATAGTGGTTCAGCTATCCTTGGTATGGCGGTTGCAATCTTCGGGGTGGTCTTCATCGGCTGGGGCGATATCGGACTGTCTGCCGAGAACCTGAAGGGGGATCTGCTCTCGCTTGGCGGAACGGTGGCGGTTGCTGTGCATCTGCTGATCGGACAGAAGCTGGTGGCACGGATGCCGTCTTATCTGTACAGTCTGATTGTCTTTATTACTGCGGCTGTTGTATTTGCCGTTTATAATCTGGCAACCCGTACACCGTTCTTCGATTATCCGCCGCGGGAATGGGGGATCTTTGTACTGCTGGCAGTGGTTCCGACTGTATTCGGCCATATCCTGTTTAACTGGCTGCTGCAATATACATCGGCAACTACAGTCTCGATGAATATTCTTGGCGAGCCTGTAGGCTCAAGCATTCTCGCCTTTCTGCTGCTGGGTGAACAACTGAGCCGGATGCAGTGGGCGGGAGGGGTACTGGTTATGGCCGGACTCGGTGTCTATCTGTATGCCGGCCGCAAAAAAGCGCTGAAGCTTGAGGCAGCTCTGGCTAATGCATCATAA
- the queD gene encoding 6-carboxytetrahydropterin synthase QueD, giving the protein MPGEVSVCKIFTFDAAHQLIGHQGKCSNLHGHTYKLEIVLKGVPSVEEGSSGEGFVIDFSEIKRIVKQSVVDRLDHAFLAMGNEPVLDTLKATGSKVAQLSFRTTAENLSAYIAYELKQAALPVYSVKLWETPTSWAEVRAADIPEAGPSYRLYGGCDHE; this is encoded by the coding sequence ATGCCGGGCGAAGTATCGGTCTGCAAAATCTTCACCTTCGACGCCGCCCACCAGTTGATCGGCCATCAAGGGAAATGCAGCAATCTGCACGGGCATACTTACAAGCTGGAAATAGTGCTGAAGGGGGTTCCATCTGTAGAGGAAGGGAGTTCAGGTGAAGGCTTCGTCATCGATTTCAGCGAAATCAAAAGGATCGTGAAGCAGTCTGTTGTGGACCGGCTGGATCATGCCTTCCTGGCCATGGGCAATGAGCCTGTACTGGATACGCTGAAGGCTACCGGCTCCAAGGTGGCCCAGCTGTCGTTCCGGACGACGGCGGAGAACCTGTCTGCTTATATTGCCTATGAGCTTAAACAGGCAGCCTTGCCGGTATACTCGGTCAAGCTGTGGGAGACACCGACTTCCTGGGCGGAGGTACGGGCAGCCGATATACCGGAGGCAGGACCCTCTTACCGTCTGTATGGAGGCTGTGACCATGAGTAG
- the queE gene encoding 7-carboxy-7-deazaguanine synthase QueE, with translation MSRIPVIEMFGPTIQGEGAVIGVKTMFVRTSGCDYRCSWCDSAFTWDGSAKDKITLMEPGEILAGLLELAGDNFDCVTISGGNPALIGEAMGEFITLLHERGIQTAIETQGSKWQDWFLDVDVLTVSPKPPSSGMKTDWDKLDEIMRRVENSNSGKGAHSLKVVVFNEEDYDYARKVHFRYPEVPLFLQPGNDNVTEEGDISGRLLGRLEWLFNLVIADPQMNQARVLPQLHALIWHNKRGK, from the coding sequence ATGAGTAGAATTCCGGTTATCGAAATGTTCGGTCCGACGATTCAGGGGGAAGGGGCAGTAATCGGTGTCAAAACGATGTTCGTCCGCACCTCCGGCTGTGACTACCGCTGCAGCTGGTGTGATTCTGCCTTTACCTGGGACGGTTCGGCCAAAGATAAAATAACGCTGATGGAGCCCGGGGAGATTCTCGCCGGACTGCTAGAGCTTGCCGGGGATAACTTTGACTGTGTAACCATTTCCGGCGGCAATCCCGCGCTGATCGGAGAAGCCATGGGAGAGTTCATTACCCTGCTGCATGAACGCGGTATTCAGACAGCCATTGAGACGCAGGGAAGCAAATGGCAGGACTGGTTCCTCGATGTGGATGTGCTGACGGTCAGCCCCAAGCCGCCCAGCTCCGGCATGAAGACGGACTGGGACAAGCTGGATGAGATCATGCGCCGGGTAGAGAACAGTAACAGCGGTAAAGGGGCGCACAGTCTGAAGGTCGTTGTCTTTAATGAAGAAGACTACGACTACGCACGTAAAGTTCATTTCAGATACCCGGAGGTTCCGCTGTTCCTGCAGCCGGGCAATGATAATGTTACCGAAGAGGGTGATATTTCGGGCCGGCTGCTCGGCCGGCTCGAATGGCTGTTCAATCTGGTCATTGCCGATCCGCAGATGAACCAGGCACGGGTACTTCCGCAGCTGCACGCACTGATTTGGCATAATAAGCGGGGCAAGTAG
- a CDS encoding VanW family protein yields the protein MNPVITAMKPIRRSRLRLFAGKRYFTWKRYWKWITASHDLAKEHRTESLPYEPVSHATPLLRSLRNVDMQLQYNKITNLRLAFAKLDGLVIQPGETFSYWRSIGKPTRRKGYLDGMVLQSGGFRSGTGGGLCQLSNLIYWMTLHTPLTVTERHRHSYDVFPDEQRTQPFGSGATCAYNYLDLQLRNDTEHAYQLKLHLDETHLHGAWRCAGRQLYTYEVYEDGHRISLEPWGGYVRSNAIRRRVFTLTGELAGDEAVTENYALMMYSPLLQG from the coding sequence ATGAATCCGGTGATTACGGCAATGAAGCCAATCCGCCGGTCCAGGCTGAGACTATTCGCGGGCAAGCGGTATTTTACCTGGAAAAGATACTGGAAATGGATTACCGCAAGCCATGATCTGGCAAAAGAACACCGCACGGAATCCCTTCCTTATGAGCCTGTCAGTCACGCTACCCCGCTGCTTCGGAGCCTGCGTAATGTGGATATGCAGCTGCAGTATAATAAAATAACCAATCTGCGCCTGGCGTTTGCGAAGCTGGATGGCCTGGTAATTCAGCCGGGTGAGACTTTCTCCTATTGGAGGAGCATCGGCAAGCCTACCCGGAGGAAGGGGTATCTGGATGGAATGGTGCTGCAATCGGGCGGCTTCCGTTCCGGAACAGGCGGCGGGCTGTGCCAGCTGTCCAATCTAATCTACTGGATGACGCTGCATACACCGCTCACGGTTACCGAACGGCACCGTCACAGCTATGATGTCTTCCCCGATGAGCAGCGGACCCAGCCCTTCGGAAGCGGAGCTACCTGCGCTTATAATTATCTCGATTTGCAGCTGAGGAATGATACAGAGCATGCTTACCAGCTGAAGCTTCATCTGGATGAGACGCATCTCCATGGGGCGTGGCGCTGTGCAGGCAGACAGCTCTACACTTATGAGGTCTATGAGGACGGCCACCGCATCAGCCTGGAGCCTTGGGGCGGTTATGTCCGCAGCAATGCCATCCGCCGGAGAGTATTTACGCTTACAGGGGAGCTTGCTGGTGATGAAGCTGTTACCGAGAATTATGCGCTGATGATGTATTCTCCGCTGCTGCAGGGATAA
- a CDS encoding class I SAM-dependent methyltransferase — MNEHDQNEPAELNGGAAPTSEELWNEDTYSAWTSRFGTPAEAAGKLVKDPAGKLFPLNTYLGEVKGRKIMNLMGSNGMKAVALALLGAEVTVADFSEANARYASELAQAAGVQLEYIVSDVLGLPEALLDNSYDVVLAEMGIVHYFTDLAPFMATAYRLLASGGKFVLRDFHPVTTKLISSKGSTAKVRKHKVSGDYFDTALEEKRVSYSKYMPSSGGAADADKPNVVYWRRWTLGEIVTAAAAGGLIIQELAEEPNLSSDVYDKGIPKTFTLVAVK, encoded by the coding sequence ATGAATGAACATGATCAGAATGAACCGGCTGAACTAAACGGCGGGGCTGCCCCGACGAGTGAAGAGCTGTGGAATGAGGATACGTATTCCGCCTGGACCAGCCGGTTCGGAACACCTGCTGAAGCTGCGGGGAAGCTGGTTAAAGATCCGGCCGGGAAGCTGTTTCCGCTGAACACCTATCTGGGTGAGGTGAAGGGCCGCAAAATCATGAACCTGATGGGCTCAAACGGGATGAAGGCGGTGGCGCTCGCACTGCTCGGTGCGGAGGTTACGGTAGCTGATTTCTCAGAGGCTAATGCGCGTTATGCGTCTGAATTGGCGCAGGCAGCCGGAGTGCAGCTGGAGTACATTGTCTCGGATGTGCTTGGACTGCCGGAAGCCCTGCTCGACAATTCCTATGATGTGGTACTTGCTGAAATGGGGATTGTTCACTATTTTACCGACTTGGCTCCGTTTATGGCTACCGCATACCGGCTGCTGGCATCCGGCGGGAAGTTCGTCCTGCGCGATTTTCACCCGGTAACGACCAAGCTGATCTCTTCTAAAGGTTCAACCGCCAAGGTGCGCAAGCATAAAGTAAGCGGGGATTATTTCGATACGGCGCTCGAAGAGAAGCGGGTGTCGTATTCCAAGTACATGCCGTCCTCAGGCGGTGCTGCAGATGCAGACAAGCCGAATGTGGTCTACTGGCGGCGCTGGACGCTGGGGGAAATCGTGACGGCTGCAGCAGCCGGCGGACTGATTATTCAGGAGCTGGCAGAAGAGCCTAACCTGTCGTCAGATGTCTATGATAAGGGAATCCCCAAGACCTTCACCCTGGTTGCTGTAAAATAA
- a CDS encoding ZIP family metal transporter — MWSALTWGAVSGSAVLIGALLALFLPIPGKLIGFIMAFGTGVLIGAAAYELLEDSANDGGLTPTLIGFTAGALVFTLFDWLISRRGGAGRKRSAGAPAGAKSGGLAIFAGTVLDAIPESIMIGASLISGQGVSLLLVIAIFISNIPEGLSSTAGLKQGGYGKSKIVLLWLGVLIISTAASGGGYLFMDHASEHTEALIASFAGGGIIAMVSSSMMPEAYEDGGPLTGFIAAMGLLCSLVLDQL, encoded by the coding sequence TTGTGGAGCGCATTGACATGGGGAGCGGTGTCCGGTTCTGCCGTATTGATCGGGGCGCTGCTGGCTCTCTTCCTGCCGATTCCGGGTAAGCTGATTGGCTTCATTATGGCGTTTGGAACAGGCGTGCTGATTGGTGCAGCAGCTTATGAGCTGCTGGAGGATTCTGCGAATGACGGCGGCTTAACCCCTACGCTGATCGGATTTACCGCCGGGGCGCTGGTCTTCACGCTGTTCGACTGGCTGATTTCACGGCGGGGCGGAGCCGGGCGGAAGCGTTCGGCTGGTGCTCCGGCAGGAGCCAAAAGCGGTGGCCTGGCCATTTTTGCCGGAACCGTACTGGATGCCATTCCCGAATCGATTATGATCGGGGCCAGCCTGATCTCCGGACAGGGCGTAAGCCTGCTGCTGGTCATTGCCATTTTTATCAGCAACATTCCTGAAGGCTTATCCAGTACGGCAGGACTGAAGCAAGGCGGCTATGGAAAAAGCAAGATCGTACTGCTCTGGCTCGGTGTACTAATAATTTCCACTGCGGCATCGGGCGGCGGATATCTGTTCATGGATCATGCAAGCGAGCATACAGAGGCTCTGATTGCTTCTTTTGCCGGGGGCGGAATTATCGCCATGGTCTCCTCAAGTATGATGCCTGAAGCCTATGAGGACGGCGGACCGCTCACGGGCTTCATCGCTGCGATGGGGCTGCTGTGCTCACTGGTTCTGGATCAGCTGTGA
- a CDS encoding ABC transporter ATP-binding protein, with protein MIELKEVSKQYQDRCAVDRLSFTVQEGEIFGFLGPNGAGKTTTIRMMTGLLTPSEGEILINGINISRHKKKVHSLIGVVFELPNLYTRSTIRGNLSLFADLYGVTPQRVDEVLHSLQLEERQHEKISSLSKGWKQRVLIARSLLHKPAVLFLDEPTSGLDPNSAAMIRDYIRTIKAEGTTVVITTHDMQEADELSDRVGIMHAGSLVALDQPRQLKQACGRRELAAEFWQGERIIRECWPLDEESTKEQVYQLLSGGQMISLHSREATLADVFAALTGSELS; from the coding sequence TTGATTGAGCTTAAAGAGGTCTCCAAACAATATCAGGATAGGTGTGCTGTTGACCGGTTGTCATTCACGGTGCAGGAGGGTGAGATATTCGGATTCCTTGGTCCGAACGGTGCCGGAAAGACGACAACAATCCGTATGATGACCGGACTGCTCACTCCGAGCGAAGGTGAAATTTTAATTAATGGGATTAATATTTCACGGCATAAAAAGAAAGTTCATTCGCTCATCGGTGTTGTCTTCGAGCTGCCAAATCTGTATACGCGCAGTACGATCCGCGGTAATCTCAGCCTGTTCGCCGATTTGTACGGAGTAACGCCGCAGCGGGTGGATGAAGTGCTGCATAGCCTGCAGCTGGAGGAGCGGCAGCATGAGAAGATCAGCAGCTTATCCAAGGGCTGGAAGCAGCGGGTGCTGATTGCCCGCAGTCTGCTGCATAAGCCTGCAGTCCTTTTCCTGGATGAGCCGACAAGCGGACTCGACCCTAATTCGGCAGCCATGATCAGAGATTACATCCGGACTATTAAGGCTGAAGGAACAACTGTAGTAATTACCACCCATGATATGCAGGAGGCGGATGAGCTAAGTGACCGTGTAGGCATTATGCATGCCGGCAGCCTGGTAGCACTGGATCAGCCACGGCAGCTGAAGCAAGCCTGCGGAAGACGGGAGCTGGCGGCGGAGTTCTGGCAGGGTGAACGGATTATCCGGGAATGCTGGCCGCTTGATGAAGAATCTACGAAGGAGCAGGTGTACCAGCTGCTGTCCGGAGGACAGATGATCAGCCTGCACAGCCGGGAAGCCACGCTTGCGGATGTCTTCGCAGCCTTGACGGGAAGTGAGCTGAGTTGA
- a CDS encoding LysR family transcriptional regulator: protein MNLVKLQIVVLIEKYKKVTDVAAEMGLKQPTVSFHMKSLESELGASLFQYRSGRVLLTDAGRALYQYAHRIVSLTLEAERTVKQFTSLASGNLELTASNIPGSYLVPKLLARFTGLHSGIDVFLSMLPDDAIRERLRSREIQLAVLHSAEGQDDSFQTQVIAADEAVLTFAPDHPFAVLPELTVEAVAREPWVQHEAASFLRGIADKWTQLNNVRVWNHAVVGSPEAVKCMLSEGGMIGVFSKAGIAEEVATGRLASAPLPGIRPADGSFVLAWRKDYTLSPLQRAFAEVCAAAAY, encoded by the coding sequence ATGAACCTTGTGAAATTGCAAATTGTAGTGCTGATTGAAAAGTATAAGAAGGTTACAGATGTAGCTGCCGAGATGGGTCTTAAGCAGCCTACCGTCTCCTTTCATATGAAGAGTCTGGAAAGTGAGCTGGGTGCCTCCCTGTTCCAGTATAGGAGCGGCCGGGTGCTGCTAACCGATGCTGGGCGAGCGTTATATCAATATGCGCACAGAATCGTCTCGCTTACGCTTGAGGCGGAGCGGACGGTTAAGCAGTTCACCTCTCTTGCTTCAGGTAACCTTGAGCTGACGGCAAGTAACATTCCCGGTTCTTATCTTGTGCCTAAACTGCTGGCCCGATTCACCGGACTGCATAGCGGAATTGATGTTTTTCTGTCCATGCTGCCTGATGATGCAATCCGGGAGCGGCTGCGCAGCCGGGAGATTCAGCTGGCTGTTCTTCATAGCGCGGAAGGTCAGGATGACAGCTTTCAGACTCAGGTGATCGCAGCAGATGAAGCTGTACTCACCTTTGCACCGGATCATCCGTTTGCCGTCCTGCCGGAGCTTACGGTGGAAGCAGTAGCCCGGGAGCCATGGGTTCAGCATGAAGCGGCCTCCTTCCTGCGGGGAATCGCGGACAAGTGGACGCAGCTGAACAATGTCAGGGTGTGGAATCATGCCGTTGTCGGCTCGCCGGAGGCGGTCAAATGTATGCTAAGTGAAGGAGGAATGATCGGGGTATTCTCGAAAGCCGGAATCGCGGAAGAGGTGGCTACGGGACGTCTGGCCTCTGCTCCGCTGCCGGGAATCCGGCCGGCGGACGGCTCGTTTGTTCTGGCTTGGCGTAAGGACTACACTTTATCTCCGCTGCAAAGAGCTTTTGCCGAAGTTTGTGCAGCAGCCGCTTATTAA